GCCTTCAGGAAGGAAGACACTTTTTTATCTGCAATCCCGAGGTTTTTCACGGTCGCGAGCAGACGATTCAGAGTCGACCGATCTTCTTCTCCTTCCGCCTGGACCAGCATCTGAGAAATCAGGGCGGCAATCGAGAGATTCTTGACATCTTCGAAAGACATGCCAAACCGGGAAATAAAGGTCTGGAGCTGATCTTCAAAGTAGTCGGGGTTACCGTTAAAGAATGTATTCTTTATGTCAGTTAGAGTTTCACTGTTGTGGACAAAGCGATCGATTGATTTACCACTCTTAATTGAATCCACGATCTTATCGAAGAATGTCGTTTCGCCACCCACAATATCGATGCGAGCTGATTTCAAGGCTTCTCCAACGATTCCAGCCTGGGCCTCTGCGATTTCCTGCTGAGCAGCGATGGCTGCCAATTCGATTTCCTTGTCTTTGTTGAGTCGAATCTTGAATTCTTCGTGATCACGTCCCACACCATCAAAGAGTTTCATTGCTTTGGCTTTGTCTACAATACCAGTCGCTTCCGAGCTGTATTTGAGCTGCATGACGTTGGCTTCTGCCGTTCCGGTCTTTTCGGTGGCTTCGGCTTTGGCGATCATGACGTTGGCTTCGGCCTGACCTGTTTTCTCGGTCGCAGTCGCCTTGGCAATCATCACCTGGGCATCCGCCAAACCGATTGCAGCACCATCGGCCGTCTTGGCTTCTGCCATGACTTTAATGGCATCCGATTTCTTTTCCGTCGCGGTTTTGTCTGCCTCGGCCTCAATCACAATTTTTTCGGCCAGCAGTTCGGCGGACGACTTCTTAGCTTCTGCAGCTTTGACTTCTTTGACCAGATTTTCCTGGGCTTCCATCTCCGCCTTGGTGACAGTGACTTGCTTCAGACGATCTGCAGTCGCAAATTCGTGAGTATCCTTGATCCGTTCTTCCTCTTCAACGACGGCCCGTTCTACGATCACACGTTCGCGAATCACTTCCTGGATATTGCGTTTTTCAACTTCAATGGCTTTATCTTTGTCGATTTCAGCCAGGCCGACAACGCGGGAACGCTCGGTGACTTCCAACAGTCGATCTTTTTCGACCCGTTCTTTTTCCACAGCCTCGGTGCGCTGTTTGCTCTTTTCGGCAACAATCACCTGACGCAGCTTATTCTCTTCCGCGATGGCCAGCTCTTCATCGGTACGAATGCGGGCCGTTTCTGCTTTCAGACGTTCTTCGTGTTCCACTCGTCGTGCTTCTGCATGTTCACGAGCCGTTAATGAAGCGATCTCCCGGGTCTGTTTTTCGACTGCTTCGACACGCTGACGTTCCAGTTCCAGAATGGTTTCCTGGGCTTCCACATCCTGTTTCTTGATTGTCTTCTCTTTTTCCCGAGTAATATGGTTCGACAGTACATGCTCGCGTGCCGTCAGGTCAGTGATCTTCTTGATCCCCTCTGCGTCGAGAATGTTAGTCGGACTTAATTTTTCCAGAGGCGTCTGCTCCAGGTAATCAATGGCACAGTCGTCCAGTACGTAGCCGTTCAGGTCGGTCCCGATGATCTTCAGAATCTCTTCTTTGAACTTATCCCGTTCGTTATACAGTTCGACGAAGTCGAAATGCTTCCCGACGGTCTTCAAAGCTTCGGAAAACTTGGCGTCGAATAGCTCAATCAGTGCATCGCGGCTGGATGCTCTTTTACAACCCAGTGACTGGGCCACATTGCGAATATCGCTTGCTGTATTATTGACGCGAACAAAGAATGCCACTTCGATATCCGCGCGGATATTGTCGCGGCAGATTAAGCCAACTTCCCCTTTTCGAGCAATTTCAATTCGTTTGACCGACAGATCCATCTGATCAGCTCGATGCAGAATCGGGATCACAAAGATCCCTTCTCCGTTGGCCACCTTTAAATTACCCACACCCGTGCGGACCAGAGCTTCTTCCGGGCCTACTTTGCGGTAAAAGCGGGAAACTGCAATAAAAAACCCGACTACGATTACTCCAATGAGGAGCCCCGCGACAATCACTGACTCACTGAGAAAGTCGACTCCCAACAGAAATGCTGCGGGAAATTGAAACGCCGAAATGGACATGATTTTATGACTCCTGGTTAATTTTTACGACGTAAAAAACCTGTTTTTCCAAGTTATAGTCTGCGAGGCGAACCAGATCTCCCTTCTGGATCGTTTCGTCTTCCGCACGTATATGAAGTTTCAATGGCGCTCCCTCCGTTTCCAGCTCTCCCTGGCCGAAGCGGTCAGTCACCGTGGTGCTGGTAACGACACACGATTTTCCCAGCAAGGTCTCGATCTGATTAGGAGGAGTGAATTGAAAATATCCTTTAAATGGCTGGGTTACCAGCTTGGTCACTACCAGACTGATTCCAGCGTTTCTGATCACTAATGGCAGATAATCCAGCCATGTGTGGATCTCTACTTTGGAATCGAAGTTGATTGAGAGCATCCACATACACAGTGAAAAAATACTCAACCAGAGCATGACCGGTACTTCACCGATATTCAAAAAACGTAAACCGATAAACCCAAAATCAAGAAAAGAAGTACCTTCTGTACCGATTTCAAAATCCAGATCAAAATCTAAAAAATCTAATTCCATGACCCCCAGAATGACACTGATCCAGTACAGCAGGCAAATCCCCAACAGGATGGTTACCGGCAGTGTGGGCCATTCCAGACTGGCTTTGATAATTTCAGGCACCGAATACTCCCGGACTCCGGGGTGATGGAAAAAACGGAGAGGTTACAAGCGACTCAATTTGCTCAAGCTGCGTTTAAGAAACAATTCAAGATGTACGGTTCATCAAGTATGAACCTTGAAAAGCGACTTGCAGCTATAAGAACGGGAAATTCGCTGATCGGATCACGAAAACCTGCGAAACCGGCAGATTTTTTCCCGATATCGTAATCGTTAGCAAAAAGGGAGTTGTGCAGAGAGCATTCAATATGAGGCAATCGACTGAGCAAAACGGGAAATATATCCTCGTGAGGCAATATTTTCTCAAGATTCCGATTACAACCAACCCGGATTTCTGGAAGAGCAGACGTAAAAAAAGCCACCTGTTGTAACGGTTATGTTCAACAAGCGGCTTGATTCGAAGAGTGGGCTCGAAGTCGCTATTAAGACTGAGCCTGCTCCTGCTGGAGCTCAATCGGCGGAGCCGCCATAACATGATAGCCGGAATCCACGTGATGATTTTCACCGGAGACACCGCTGGACAGATCACTGAGCAGGTACATACCTGCTTTGCCGACATCGTCCGGTGTGATATTTTTGCGAAGTGGCGACATCGTCTGATATAGTTTCATCATCAGATCGAATTCACCGACAGCCGAGGAACTGAGTGTCTTCAACGGTCCAGCACTCAGGCTATTGACGCGAATGCCCTGTGGTCCCAGTTCGTTCGCCAGATACATCACCGAGTTCTCCAGAGCCGACTTGCAGATTCCCATTACATTGTAACCGGGAATTACTTTTTCTCCGCCGAGATAACTTAACGTCAGAATGCTGCCACCTGGCTTCAAAATATCTTTGGCGCGATTGGCGACCGCCAGCAGACTGTAGACGCTGATTTCCATGGAGAGCTTGAAACCATCACGGCTCACATTATAAACGGGGCCTTTCAGGTCATCCATCGGGGCATAGGCGATCGAGTGCAACACGAAATCGATTTCCCCATATTCCGCTTTAACGGTTTCAAAAACCTTATCCAGGTCTTCGTCTTTCGTTACATCACAGGGAATCATGATTTTGGCGCCCTTGGGCTCGACCAGTTTTCGCAGGCGACGCTCCATGCGGGGACGCTCGGGATCTTTATCGGGAAGGTGAGTGAAAGCAATTTCAGCGCCTTCGTCATAAAGTTTTTCGGTGATGGCCCATGCAATTGAATGGTCATTTGCGATGCCCAAAACCAGACCTTTTTTGCCTTCAAAAAGACCCATGTGTAGTACTCCGTAAATATGATGAAATCCAGGAAGATTGACGTTACCAGAACATTCAATCCAGGGCGCATCCCTTTGAACTATCGCGCCCTTCGCTAATTTTGTACTCGTGCTAAACACCCCTGGAGACGCTACAGTCAACCTGGTCTCAGGCTGTTGCTGATTCCGGTTCGATCCAGGCCGAATTCGGGGGAGATCAGAAGCGTGCGGCACATTCTCACATCAGTCGAACCTGTTGACGGACCGGTAACGCAGACACGAATCTCACTCCAGCTGGGTATAAACTATTCGAATTGAACGAAATAGAAAAGTCAAAGGCGGCTTGTTGTTCGTGAAAACAGCAAACCGCCTTGAATCTGGTGCAATATGGTAAGAATTAAGGACCTACTCCAGCGCCCCCACCATGGTGGAAGACTCCTGATCTGACTGCACGCCCTCTTCACCTTCGTTTTCCTCATCTTCCTTATTCGGGAAGATAGCATCGACGAAACCTCGCAGGTGTGCACTGCGGGTCTGGTGCTGTAATTTTCGCAAAGCCTTGGATTCAATCTGACGAATTCGCTCGCGGGTTACTTTGAAGATACGACCAGTTTCTTCCAATGTATAACTGTAGCCATCACCTAAGCCATATCGCAGACGGATAATTTCACGCTCGCGATACGTCAGGCTCTTGAGAACATGCTCAATTTTGTCTTTCAGCATTTCACGCATCGCTGCATCTGCGGGAGAGGATTCATGTCCATCTTCCAGGAAATCACCGAAGCTGCTGTCTTCACTTTCGCCAACCGGCGTATCCAGGCTGATGGGATGTTTCCAGGTCTTCATGATCCGTTCGGTCTCTTCCACACCCAGACCGACAGAATCTGCCAGTTCTTCCATGGTGGGTTCACGACCGGTTTCCTGACGAATCTGTTCGCTGCGTGCTTTCAGAGTGGAAATGCTCTGGAACATGTGCACGGGAATACGGATGGTGCGGGCATGGTCGGCGACAGCGCGGGTAATGGCCTGACGAATCCACCAGGTAGCATAAGTCGAAAACTTATAACCGCGGCGATATTCATATTTTTCCACACCACGCATCAGGCCGGCATTTCCTTCCTGAATCAGGTCCAGAAAGCTTAAGCCACGATTTCTGTATTTTTTAGCAATCGAGACGACCAGCCGCAGGTTTCCGCCAGAAAGCTGCTGCTTGGCTTCGGTCCAGTCATCAAAACGACGTTTGATTTCTCGTGAACGTGTCTGAAAGTCTTCAGAAGTTTCAACCACCATGATGGTCAACTCAGACAACTCGCGTTCCAGCAGGCGGTGATCGGTGGCCTTGTGACGCAGTTGCTTATAATCATCAAGCTGTTCCTGAACTTCCCGCATCCGACCGGCGATCTGATGAATACGCTTCAGTACGGGTTGCAGACGTTGCGTACGCAGACAGAGTTCTTCACAGAGGGTTGCCATTTTCTGACGACGAATCATCATCCGTTTTTGAACTTCACGCTGTTCAACTTTACCGAGTTCACCTGACTGAACGAGTTCAAAATCATCAAAGTTTTTCTGGAGGAGCGCCTTTAAGGTCGTGATGTTAAAAGGCATCCGTCCCATAATCTGGTCTTTGGTCGCATCTTCCGTATCAGAGGTCCGTAAGGTCCGCTCAAAAGGAAGCTCGCCAGCAAACACTTTTTCCAGAGTGTCGATGGCAATCTTGAGTGCGAAATCAGACTCCAGAACAGTGCGCCGAAATCGCTTACGAGTGATTTCAATTTTCTTGGCCAGAAAGATTTCGCGCGAGCGACTCAATAGTGGAATATTACCCATCTGGCTCAGATACATGCGAATGGGATCACGTGATGAGAGTGAGGTTTCCGGTTCCACAATGGAAGAAGAAGCATCATCTGAATCTTCATCGCTCCCTTGTGCCACATCTGAATGGGTGTTGGTTGATTTATCGACGGTGGCTACTTCCTCATCATCAATATCCGCATTCGGATCATCAATGAGATCAAGGCCCCGCTCTTCCAGTCCCACGACAATATATTCAATCAGCGCGGGATCGCCTCCTTCGTCTGGGAGGAACGTATGAACCTGTTGAAATGTTAAAAAACCTTGTTTTTCCGCTTCCTGAAATAGTGAGTTCAGATTTGCATCGAAACGGTGCACGGGTCACTCCCTTAATTTGTATTATCAAAAAAATTACGGCCACACGTCCGTGTGTAACCACGGCGTTTCTGTTTATGAGAATAAAAGGACAGTGTGATCAGCAGGCGTCAAAATTGATCTTTTCACTATACTTTTCCAATGTTTTCAACTATGTCGACTCAATACTTTATTACTGCCACTCTACTCATCGCCCACCAATACCTATAGCGATAGAGCTATGAATTCATCGCAAAAAACTCCAAAACACACTGGTGTTATTTGTACCTGCTGCCGAATCGTTCCCTCTGCCTGGAGCCAAGCTTAAGCTGGACCCGAAGCACAAGTTGATCACTAGAGGTAAGTTGGGTATTGCGTAGAGCATCTGAAAAACTAAGTTGCTCAAATACGCTTTGATGCGCTTCGTCGGAGCATCCGATTCGCCAACAAAATTAATCAAGAGGGTTCTCTCCCAAGACATCCTTACTTCTCCCGAGAACCTGAAAAAAGCTAATAAGCCTCCAGCTCATATAGCCCCATCCTACCACAACTTTTCATAACGTCTACGGAAATCCACAACGCCGATTTAAAAATAATTAAAAAACCTCTACAACGTTATCAGATAACCACTTACGTGTGCAAAAAAGTTTCCCCCTTACCTGAAAAACAGCAAAAACCCAAAATCAGCTCAAGTCAGTCAAACTGAAATTCGCGTCAATCTTTATTATGAAAGCACTCTATATTGGGAAACAGGATGTAACCTGATTCTCTACATACATTTTCACACCCCTGGTTGAATAGTCAATCCCCTGATTTCAAACAGATCCTGAACAAATAGTGAAGTTATTCCGAAAAGTAAGCTCAGCGCAAGACGATTTCTGAAGACACCTCTGGAAACAAATTCGCTTGATTGAACTTATGATAAGGCTTGATATACTGGGAGGACACGAGTTTTCCATAGTTTGTTTAATTAAAGTCGGGCGGCGATTACTGTCTCACCAGAGCCCCTGGTGCGTGATCCTTAACCTTGCTGGAATTTATTGGCTGTAGTTGAGAAAGTGGAACCAGTTCAAATGAGCGCAGAAGACGTAGAGAAAACATCGAGCGAAGCTGTCAAAGGGTTAAAAGGGATTATTGCAGCTGACAGTTCTATCTGTTTAGTAAATGGAACCATTGGAAAGCTGCTGTATCGTGGATATAACATCGACGATCTGGCAGAGAATGCGACTTTTGAGGAAGTTTCTTTTCTGTTATTAAATGGAGAACTTCCTACCGCCACTCAACTCGCAGCCTATCAGGCTGAGCTTAAAGAGTACCGCAGCATTCCCGCGGAACTGATTGAGACCCTGAAAAGGCTCCCCGTTTCAGCACCGCCGATGGCACTGCTGAGATCGATCACATCACTGGCAGGTGTCTATGACCCCAACGCGGAAATTGAGACGTTTGAGAATCGACTGCAGATCTCGATCAAACTGATTTCCCAGATTCCGACCATCGTGGCGGCTATTCACCGCATTCGCCAGGGACTCGAGCCCGTTGATCCCGATCCCGAACTGTGCCATTCCGGCAACTTCATGTATATGATCAATGGCGAGAAACCAAGTGAAGATGCAACCCGTGCCATGGATCTCATCCTCACACTACATGCAGAACACGGATTGAACGCCAGTACGTTTACCGGTCGTGTCATCATCGCGACTCTGCCTGATATTTATTCCGCCATCACAGGTGCCATCGGCGCACTGAAGGGGAAACTGCATGGGGGAGCGAACACAGAAGTCCTGAAAACACTCTTCGAAATCGGTTCGGTCGAAAATGTAGCACCCTACGTGAAAAAAGTCCGCGAGGCCAAGGGCAAATTTATGGGCTTCGGACATGCCGTTTATCAGGTGGAAGATCCACGTGCAAAGCACTTGAAAGAACTTTCACGGCGACTGGGAGAGGAGACCGGCGAACCCAAGTGGTATGAGATGTCCATTGAGATGGAAAAACTCGTCTACGAAGAAATCAAGCGAAACTGCAATGTCGACTTTTACTCAGCCAGTCTCCAGCATTATATGGGGATCCCGGGTGACCTGTTTACCTGCATTTTTGCGGCCAGTCGCATCGCTGGCTGGTGTGCTCATATCCTGGAACAATTGGATGGGAATAAAATCATCCGTCCCAAAGCCAACTATATCGGCTATGAAGAACGCCCTGTCATTCCGGTAAGCGAACGTTAACAGTTTTTAAATTGATTTAGCTCACAAACCCCGGTTTTCAACCGGGGTTTTTTCTGCTGAGAGAAATAGAAGCTCTCATGCATAGAGATACTCTCAAAATACTGAATCAGACAGGAAGCCGCCAACCATGCGAAACGCACTTCGTTTTGTGGATTTCCAGACCGGGTTACTCTGCTTTCTCTGTCTGCTCTGCCTGGCACACTCGGCTGAATGCGGTGTGATCTATGTCGATAATCGGGCAGGAAACAATGCGCTGAACGGTATCTCTCCCAAAATTGTTTCCGGCAAAAACGGCCCGGTAAAATCAATCAAAAGAGCACTGGAGTACGCGCGGCCCGGTGACAAAATCATCCTGATCAATAACGACATGCCCTACCATGAATCGTTCACTCTCTCAGGGAAACGCTTCAGTAGCAGCGGCCAGGAGAAGTTTACGATTCTAGGCAATGGCGCCACGATCAGCGGTGCCATCCCTGTCCCCCAGGATGGCTGGAGATCATTAAAGAACGGCCTGTGGAAGGTCACTCCATTCAGAAAGGGATACTTTAATCTTTACCTGGAGGGAAAAACCC
The sequence above is a segment of the Gimesia algae genome. Coding sequences within it:
- a CDS encoding enoyl-ACP reductase FabI codes for the protein MGLFEGKKGLVLGIANDHSIAWAITEKLYDEGAEIAFTHLPDKDPERPRMERRLRKLVEPKGAKIMIPCDVTKDEDLDKVFETVKAEYGEIDFVLHSIAYAPMDDLKGPVYNVSRDGFKLSMEISVYSLLAVANRAKDILKPGGSILTLSYLGGEKVIPGYNVMGICKSALENSVMYLANELGPQGIRVNSLSAGPLKTLSSSAVGEFDLMMKLYQTMSPLRKNITPDDVGKAGMYLLSDLSSGVSGENHHVDSGYHVMAAPPIELQQEQAQS
- a CDS encoding sigma-70 family RNA polymerase sigma factor; protein product: MHRFDANLNSLFQEAEKQGFLTFQQVHTFLPDEGGDPALIEYIVVGLEERGLDLIDDPNADIDDEEVATVDKSTNTHSDVAQGSDEDSDDASSSIVEPETSLSSRDPIRMYLSQMGNIPLLSRSREIFLAKKIEITRKRFRRTVLESDFALKIAIDTLEKVFAGELPFERTLRTSDTEDATKDQIMGRMPFNITTLKALLQKNFDDFELVQSGELGKVEQREVQKRMMIRRQKMATLCEELCLRTQRLQPVLKRIHQIAGRMREVQEQLDDYKQLRHKATDHRLLERELSELTIMVVETSEDFQTRSREIKRRFDDWTEAKQQLSGGNLRLVVSIAKKYRNRGLSFLDLIQEGNAGLMRGVEKYEYRRGYKFSTYATWWIRQAITRAVADHARTIRIPVHMFQSISTLKARSEQIRQETGREPTMEELADSVGLGVEETERIMKTWKHPISLDTPVGESEDSSFGDFLEDGHESSPADAAMREMLKDKIEHVLKSLTYREREIIRLRYGLGDGYSYTLEETGRIFKVTRERIRQIESKALRKLQHQTRSAHLRGFVDAIFPNKEDEENEGEEGVQSDQESSTMVGALE
- a CDS encoding right-handed parallel beta-helix repeat-containing protein produces the protein MRNALRFVDFQTGLLCFLCLLCLAHSAECGVIYVDNRAGNNALNGISPKIVSGKNGPVKSIKRALEYARPGDKIILINNDMPYHESFTLSGKRFSSSGQEKFTILGNGATISGAIPVPQDGWRSLKNGLWKVTPFRKGYFNLYLEGKTLPEYRPETDEEVKLTDIPPGSWAVHKGAIYYRELKNQLPPREAFSLAGMSVGLSLIDVEGVQISDVTFENFRIDGINVHDRCKNIILKKVTCTGNGRCGLAVNGTSQVEVIDSELKGNRLEDLLITEQGVANLKQTTLGKKAALAP
- a CDS encoding flotillin family protein; its protein translation is MSISAFQFPAAFLLGVDFLSESVIVAGLLIGVIVVGFFIAVSRFYRKVGPEEALVRTGVGNLKVANGEGIFVIPILHRADQMDLSVKRIEIARKGEVGLICRDNIRADIEVAFFVRVNNTASDIRNVAQSLGCKRASSRDALIELFDAKFSEALKTVGKHFDFVELYNERDKFKEEILKIIGTDLNGYVLDDCAIDYLEQTPLEKLSPTNILDAEGIKKITDLTAREHVLSNHITREKEKTIKKQDVEAQETILELERQRVEAVEKQTREIASLTAREHAEARRVEHEERLKAETARIRTDEELAIAEENKLRQVIVAEKSKQRTEAVEKERVEKDRLLEVTERSRVVGLAEIDKDKAIEVEKRNIQEVIRERVIVERAVVEEEERIKDTHEFATADRLKQVTVTKAEMEAQENLVKEVKAAEAKKSSAELLAEKIVIEAEADKTATEKKSDAIKVMAEAKTADGAAIGLADAQVMIAKATATEKTGQAEANVMIAKAEATEKTGTAEANVMQLKYSSEATGIVDKAKAMKLFDGVGRDHEEFKIRLNKDKEIELAAIAAQQEIAEAQAGIVGEALKSARIDIVGGETTFFDKIVDSIKSGKSIDRFVHNSETLTDIKNTFFNGNPDYFEDQLQTFISRFGMSFEDVKNLSIAALISQMLVQAEGEEDRSTLNRLLATVKNLGIADKKVSSFLKAKVEK
- a CDS encoding citrate synthase, which translates into the protein MSAEDVEKTSSEAVKGLKGIIAADSSICLVNGTIGKLLYRGYNIDDLAENATFEEVSFLLLNGELPTATQLAAYQAELKEYRSIPAELIETLKRLPVSAPPMALLRSITSLAGVYDPNAEIETFENRLQISIKLISQIPTIVAAIHRIRQGLEPVDPDPELCHSGNFMYMINGEKPSEDATRAMDLILTLHAEHGLNASTFTGRVIIATLPDIYSAITGAIGALKGKLHGGANTEVLKTLFEIGSVENVAPYVKKVREAKGKFMGFGHAVYQVEDPRAKHLKELSRRLGEETGEPKWYEMSIEMEKLVYEEIKRNCNVDFYSASLQHYMGIPGDLFTCIFAASRIAGWCAHILEQLDGNKIIRPKANYIGYEERPVIPVSER